CCGCCGACTACTCACAGATCGAGATGCGCATCATGGCGCACCTCTCGGGCGACGAGCAGCTCATTGCGGCGTTCAACGCGGGGGAGGACCTGCACCGCTTCGTGGGGGCGCGCGTGTTTCACGTCGATCCGGCCGATGTGACGCCTGAGATGCGTTCGAAGGTCAAGGCGATGTCGTACGGCCTCGCCTACGGGCTCAGCGCGTTCGGGCTCTCGAAGCAGCTGCAGATCGAGGTCGCGGAGGCGAAGGGCCTCATGGAGGACTACTTCACCCGCTTCGGCAAGGTCCGCGACTACCTGCGCGGTGTCGTCGAGCAGGCCACGGAGAACGGATACACCGAGACGATCTTCGGTCGCCGCCGCCCGTTTCCCGACCTCAAGTCAACGAACCGGCTCGCGCGCGAGAACGCCCAGCGCGCGGCCCTGAACTCGCCGATCCAGGGGTCTGCCGCCGACATCATCAAGCGCGCGATGATCGCGATCGACACACGGGTGCGGGCAGCGGGCCTTTCGAGCCGGATGCTTCTCCAGGTGCACGATGAACTGGTCTTCGAGGTCGCTTTTGGCGAGACCGAGGTACTCGAGGCGCTCGTCCGCACCGAGATGTCGGGTGCGGCCGAGCTCGCGATGCCGCTCGACGTGCAGGTCGGCATCGGGCCGAACTGGGATGCGGCCGCCCACTAGGGACGCCGAGGGCGAGGGGACGGGCAGGTGATCGGCGCGGTGTCCGACTTCTTCCTCGGGTTGCGCCTGTTCGTGCGCGGATTCGGGATGTGGGGCCGCAGCCCGAGGCTCATGGCGCTCGGGGCGATCCCCGGGCTCATCGTGAGCGCGGTCTATCTCGCGGCAATCGTCACGCTGGCGGTCTTCGTCCCGGGAATTGCGGAGTGGGCGACGCCATTCGCCGACGAGTGGGATGCCGTCTGGCGAGACGGCGTCCGCGTGCTCGTCGGCGTCGCGATCGTCGCGGCCGCAATCGCGGTGGGCGCGCTCACGTTCGCCGCCGTCACCCTCACGGTCGCGTCGCCGTTCTCCGAACAGATCGCCCGGCTGACCGATCGCCGACTCGGCGCGGCGCCGGAAGGCGCGGACGAGCGCTTCTGGACGGCGCTCGGCCGCGGCATCGGCGACGGCGTCGTGCTCGTCGGCACTGCGCTCCTCTCGGGCGTCGCCGTGTTCCTGCTCGGCCTGATCCCGCTCGTCGGCGGAGTGCTCGGCTGGACGACCGGCGCGGTCCTCGGCGGCCGGGCTCTCGCCATCGAGCTGACGGGAACCCCTGGTGATGATCGCGGCCTGACGCTGACGCAGCGCCAGCGCCTGCTCGCGAGCCGGCGCGCCCTGTCGCTCGGCTTCGGCATCGGCGCGTACCTGAGCTTCCTCGTGCCGGGCGGCGCCGTCGTCGCGACGCCGGCGCTGAGTGCCGGCGGCGTCCTGCTGCTGCGAGAGCTCGTGGGGGAGCCGACGCAGCCGACGCCGCCTCCGCGCACGACGCAGCCGACCCGGGAGCGCTGACGGTCCGTCCGGTGACCACGACGCGCACGCGCAGCGCGCTCGTTCTTCGGCGGTGCGACCCAGAAGCCGCGCGGCGAGCCGGTGACAGCGATCGCGCAGCGACGCCGCTGCTCGCCCCTCCACGAGGTCGAGCGGCCGCCCCATTACGCTGACGCAATGATCGACGACGCCCCGCGCCCGCAGACCGACATCGATCGCGTCGCCGAGGAGTGGATGGGCACCGAGGTCCAGCTCGAGCCGGAGCGGCGTGTCGAGCTCGGCCTCCCGGGCGACCAGAGCGAGTACGGCGACCTGTCACCCGACCGTTTCGAGGCCCGTCGCGAGGCCGTGACGGCGACGCTTCGCAGACTCGACGACGCGTCACCCGTCGACGAGGTCGATCGGGTGACGCTGCTCGAACTGCGTCGCACCCTCCGTCTCGCGCTCGACGAGCTCGCGGCCGGCGTCGGCTACCGCGACCTCAACAACATCGCCTCGCCCGCACAAGCGGTGCGCATGGTCTTCGACCTCATGCCGAGTGACACGGATGACGACCGCGCCGCGATCGCGCGACGCATGGCGAACATCCCCGCCGCCCTCGGCGGGTACCTCGAGACGCTTCGAGAAGGCGTTCGGCGGGGGATCGTGCCCGCCAGACGCCAAGTCGCCGAGGTCGTCGCCCAGGTCCGTGAGTACGCCAAGCCCGACGGCTTCTTCGCGACCCTCGCGGTCGCCACGGGCTCGAGATCCGGCATCGGCGCGGCAGCGTCCCTCGCCGTCGACCTGGAGCGGGGTGCGGCGGCAGCTCAACGGGCGTACGCCGATCTCGCCGATGTGCTTGCGCGCGAGCTCGCCCCCGTCGCGGCCGAGACGGACGCCGTCGGACGCGAACACTATGCACTCGCATCGCGGTCGTTCCTCGGCGCCGAGATCGACCTCGATGAGACCTACGAGTGGGGACTCGACGAGCTCGCCCGAATGACCGGTGAACAGGAGGCGGTCGCGAACGAACTCGTGCCGGGCGGCACGGTCGCCGATGCGATCGCCCGGCTCGAGGGAGACCCGTCGCGGAAGCTGCACGGCACCGAGGCGCTGCGCGCGTGGATGCAGGAGACGAGCGACCGTGCGATCGACGAGCTCGGCCGCACGCACTTCGACATCACCGCACCCATGCGCACGCTCGAGTGCCGCATCGCGCCGACACAGGAGGGCGCGATCTACTACACCGGTCCGAACGATGACTTCTCACGGCCGGGACGCATGTGGTGGTCGGTCGCGCCCGGTGTCACGGCGTTCGATACGTGGCGCGAGCTCACCACCGTCTACCACGAGGGCGTTCCAGGGCATCACCTGCAGATCGCGCACGCGATCGCCCGCAAGGACCACCTCAATTCATGGCGCCGCAACAACTGGACGAGCGGCCACGGAGAGGGATGGGCACTGTACGCCGAGCGCCTCATGGCGCAGCTCGGTTACCTCGACGACCCGGCCGATCGGCTGGGCATGCTGGACGCCCAGCGCATGCGCGCCGCCCGAGTCGTGCTCGACATCGGCGTGCACCTCGGCAAACGCGTGCCCGCCTCCGCGGAGATCGGCGTGGCCCAGGTGTGGGACCACGACGTCGCGCTCGAGTTCCTGCGCCGCAACGTCAACATGCCGGATGCGTTCGTTCGATTCGAGGTGAACCGGTACTTCGGCTGGCCGGGACAGGCCCCGTCGTACAAGGTCGGTCAGCGCATCTGGGAGGAAGTTCGCGCCCGCGCAGAGGCGGCCAGGGGCGCCGCGTTCGATCTGCGCGCGTGGCACACCCGCGCGCTCGACCTCGGTGGTGTCGGCCTCGACACGCTGCGCACCGTCGTCGCGCGGTGACCGCGAGCGCCGGTGACCGCGAGCGCTGGTCACCGCGAGCGCGGAAGTTGTGGGCGCCGGAGCAACGCATGGGCCGTCGCCACAGGGAACCCGCCCACCTGCATCGAGGCGCCGTATGCTGATCGCACCGAGACGAAGGGGTCGAGGCCACCGATGACGATCGCCGCGGAACGAGGCGCTCCACGAGGGAGCACCGCGCAGCGCATGCGCGACCTCGTCGCCGCGTCGCGCCGTCGTTCGCTTCGCCTCCTCGGCTCGCCCGACCGAGCGCAGCCGGCCGTCGATGCGGCGGAGGCCGACCTCGATCGCCGACGCGCGGGGCATCCGCTCGCACCCGTCTACGACGTCCTGCACACCCTGCTGGTGCAGCCCGCGACGGCAACGGGACTCATCGTGGCGATCACGGATGCGGCCGGTCGTCTCGTGTGGGTCGAGGGAGACGACGCGACCCTGCGCCGCGCGGAGGGCATGGCGTTCGTGCCGGGCGCCGACTGGTCGGAGCGCACGGTGGGGACGTGCGCGCCGGGCACGGCCCTCGAGACCGGCGATGCCGTGCAGGTCGCCGGCCGCGAACACTTCGCTCCGGCCGCGCAGGCGTGGAGCTGCAGCGCCGTCCCCGTCCGCAGGCCCGGATCGGGGGAGCTGCTCGGCGTCATCGACGTCACGGGCGGTACCGACGCGATCGGGCCCCACACCATTCCGCTCCTGCGGGCCGCCGCCGCGGCGGCCACGACCGAGCTGCACGTCCGGGCCCTGGCCCAGGGGAGTGGGTCGATACGCTCAGCGCTCAACGGGCACGCGTCCGGCGAGGCGCGCGCGCCGGCCCGGCTCCACCTGCGCCTGCTCGGGCGCGACCGTGCCGAGCTCGCCGCGTCGAACGGCGCCCGCATCGAGCTCACCCCGCGGCACAGCGAGATCATGTTGCTGCTGGCGACCCACCCGTCCGGACTCTCGGGCCCGGAGCTCGCGGCCGAGCTGTACCGCGACGACGGCAATGCCGTGACCCTGCGCGCCGAGGTCACGCGGCTGCGCGCCGCGCTCACCAGACTCGACCCTGGCATCCGGCTCGCCTCGCAGCCGTACCGGTTGAACGCCGAACTCGGCACCGACGCCGACGACGTCCTGCGTTCCATCGACCGCGGCGCGCACCGCAGGGCCCTGCGTGACTACGCGGGTGCACCGCTTCCCGGTTCAGAGGCGCCGGGCGTCGAGGCGATTCGCGCGCGCACGACAACGACGTTGCGCGAGGCGGTGCTCGGTCACGGAAACGCCGAGGCGGTCATCGCCCTCCTCGAACGACCGGGCCACGCCGACGACATCGAGGCCAACTTGCTCGCCCTCAGGCTGCTGCCACCGCGCTCGCCGCGGCGCGCCGCAATCATCGCGCGGCTCGATGCCCTCGGCGCATAGCGGCAAGCCCGGCCTTTCGCCTCGACCGCATCCCTTCGCGCGTCACGGGCACCGCCCGGTCCGCGGCCGTTCGCCGTCGCAACCGTGTTGCAACCCTCCGCTGCATAGGCTGCGCGAATCGCGCACCCGCGCGATGCCAGCACCCGACAACGACGTCGAAGGAGCACGAATGTCTGTGTACGCGAACCCCGGGACCGACGGATCGGTCGTCTCGTTCAAGCCCCGCTACGAGCACTGGATCGGCGGCGAATGGACCGCCCCCGCGAAGGGCCAGTACTTCGAGAACGTGACCCCGGTGACAGGGCAGGTCTTCACCGAGATCGCGCGAGGTACGGCCGAGGACATCGAGGCAGCGCTCGACGCCGCCCACGCGGCGGCGCCCGCGTGGACCACGACGAGCCCGACCGAGCGCGCGATTATCCTCAACAAGATTGCAGACCGCATCGAGGAGAACCTCGAACTGCTCGCGGTCGCGGAGACCTGGGACAACGGCAAGGCCGTGCGCGAGACCCTGAACGCCGATCTCCCCCTCGCCGTCGACCACTTCCGCTACTTCGCAGGTGCGATCCGAGCGCAGGAGGGCACCCTCAGCCAGCTCGACAATGACACGACCGCCTACCACTTCCACGAGCCCCTCGGCGTGGTGGGGCAGATCATCCCGTGGAACTTTCCGATCCTCATGGGCGTCTGGAAACTGGCGCCCGCGCTCGCCGCAGGCAACTGCGTCGTGCTCAAGCCCGCCGAGCAAACGCCCGCATCGATCCTCGTGCTGATCGAGCTCATCGCCGACCTCCTGCCGCCGGGAGTGGTCAACATCGTCAACGGTTTCGGCGTCGAGTGCGGCAAGCCGCTCGCCTCGAACCCCCGCATCGCCAAGGTCGCGTTCACCGGCGAGACGACGACGGGCCGCCTCATCATGCAGTACGCCTCGCAGAACATCATCCCCGTCACGCTCGAGCTCGGCGGCAAGAGCCCGAACATCTTCTTCGACGACGTCATGGCGCACGATGACGCGTACTGGGACAAGGCGCAGGAGGGCTTCACGCTCTTCGCCCTCAATCAGGGCGAGGTCTGCACGTGTCCGTCGCGGGCCCTCATCCAGTCATCGATCTATGACCGTTTCCTCGACACGGTCGCCGAGCGCACGTCCCGCATCGTGCAGGGCAACCCCCTCGACACCGAGACCATGATGGGCGCGCAGGCATCGAACGATCAGCTCGAGAAGATCCTCAGCTACATCGACATCGGGACGCAGGAGGGCGCGAAAATCCGTATCGGCGGTGCCCGCGCCGAACTCGGCGGCGAGCTCGAGGGCGGGTTCTACGTGCAGCCGACCATCTTCGAGGGCGACAACTCCATGCGCATCTTCCAAGAGGAGATCTTCGGGCCCGTGGTCGCCGTGACGGCGTTCGACGACTACGACGACGCGATCGCCATCGCGAACGACACGCTGTACGGCCTGGGCGCGGGCGTGTGGACGCGGAACGGCAACACCGTCTACCGAGCGTCCCGCGCAATCCAGGCCGGGCGCGTGTGGGTGAACCACTTTCACAACTACCCGGCGCACTCGGCCTTCGGCGGCTACAAGTCGTCGGGCATCGGGCGCGAGAACCACCTCATGATGCTCGACCACTACCAGCAGACGAAGAACGTGCTCGTGAGCTACAGCGAGCAGAAGCTCGGATTCTTCTGACGCGTCCCGCACCCCACGAACGACACTGGCAGCGGTCGCCGCGGGCTTCGCGACGCCGCTGACGGCGCGCCCGGACGTCCACGTGCATCTGGGCGCGCACCGTTCATCACCCACCGCTCACCACTCTGGAGGCCCGCATGTCTGAAACCGGAGCGCTTGCGTCGACGCCGACGATCCCGGGCGAGACCGCATCTCGCGTCGCATTGACGCCCGCGGCGATCTCGCTGCTGCAGCAGCTCGCCGCGACGCACGGCCCGCTCATGTTCCATCAATCGGGCGGATGCTGCGACGGCTCCGCGCCCATGTGCTACCCGGCCGGTGAGTTCATGACCGGCGACGCCGACGTGCTGCTCGGCGTCTTCGAACTGCCGGGTTCGTCCGGTCCCGACGGAACGCAGACGGAGCCGAGCACGCTCGAGTTCTGGATGTCGCGCGAGCAATTCCGCTACTGGGAGCACACGCGCCTCACGGTCGACGTTGTCGACGGCCGGGGCGCCGGCTTCTCGCTCGAGGCCCCGGAAGGAAAGCGCTTCCTCATCCGCTCCGAGCTCGTCGATCCCGCCGGCCGACCGCGCCCGAACGGCTCGCAGGACCGACCGGCCGGTACGGGCCAGGCCGACTAGCCAGACGCCTCCGGCCCGCCCGACGTGCCGGCCGGTCCGGCGCCATCGGCCGGCTCGCTCCCCGCGTCGCCGCCCCTGTTCCAAGGCAGCGGGGCGCCGACGCCCTTCGGCGCCAGCGGGATCACGACGACGGGCCGGTGCTGCCAGTGCGACAGCCGGGCGGCGACCGAGCCGTTGAAGAACTCGTGGATCGATCCGCGCAACCCCTCGCGCGTGCCGACGATGATCATGAGTGCCTCACGGTCATCGGCCAGCCCGATGAGCGACCGCGCCGGGTCGCCGACGCGCCCGACCGCCGACCATTCGACGGCGTGGCCGTCGAGCAGCGGCCGGATCTCAGCCGTCAGCTGCTCGCCCGCCGTCTGCTCGATCTCGTCGATGACCTCGGGCGCAAGCGGGGTGGCGACAAACGTCGCGTCGGGCACGGGGCTCACGAGCGCGCTCGCAGCATCCACGTATGCGAAGAGCAGCGAGGCACGGAATCGTTCGGCGAACTCGACGGCGCTCGGAACCACGGCCGCGGTGCGACCGGGAATGACGCCGACGATGATGGTGGGGGACGCGGCTGCAGGGCTCATGATGACCTCCTTCGGTCATTGTGCCCCCGCTCACTGCGATCCGTCCGCAGTCTCGGGCGTGTCTGATGCGAGTCGCCGCGACACGCTGAGGCGGCCGGCGCCCAGCTTGTCAGAACTTGGACCGACCGGCTAAGCTTGACGGGCACTCCTGTGCGTTTCCTATCCGTTTTCTCCTCGACGGATGCGCCCGTCGCGGTCATCGTGGCAGGCCCGTCGGGGCCGAGCATCCCCAATCCGGAGCACAAGCTACATGACCATTACTACGACCGATCAGGCAACCAAGCAGGTCGCCATAAATGACATCGGATCTGCTGAGGACTTCCTTGCCGCGGTCGAATCGACGATGAAGCACTTCAACGACGGCGACCTCATCGAAGGTACCGTCGTTCGCATCGACCGGGACGAGGTTCTCCTCGATGTCGGCTACAAGACCGAGGGCGTCATCCCCTCGCGCGAGCTCTCCATCAAGCACGACGTCGACCCAACGGAGGTCGTCGAGGTCGGCGACGCCGTCGAAGCCCTTGTGCTCCAGAAGGAGGACAAAGAAGGCCGACTGATCCTTTCGAAGAAGCGCGCGCAGTACGAGCGCGCGTGGGGCGACGTCGAGAAGATCAAGGAAGACGACGGCGTCGTCACCGGTACGGTCATCGAGGTCGTCAAGGGTGGCCTCATCGTCGACATCGGCCTGCGCGGCTTCCTGCCCGCGTCGCTCATCGAGCTGCGCCGCGTCCGCGATCTCTCGCCGTACCTCGGTCAGGAGCTCGAGGCCAAGATCCTGGAGCTCGACAAGAACCGCAACAACGTCGTGCTCTCGCGCCGAGCGCTCCTTGAGCAGACCCAGTCCGAGACCCGCGCCAACTTCCTGAACAACCTTCAGAAGGGCCAGGTCCGCAAGGGCGTCGTCTCGTCGATCGTCAACTTCGGCGCGTTCGTCGACCTCGGCGGCGTCGACGGCCTCGTGCACGTCTCGGAGCTTTCGTGGAAGCACATCGACCACGCAAGCGAGGTCGTTGAGGTTGGCCAGGAGGTCACCGTCGAGATCCTCGAGGTCGACCTCGACCGCGAGCGCGTTTCGCTCTCGCTGAAGGCGACCCAGGAAGACCCGTGGCAGGTGCTCGCCCGCACGCACGCCATCGGCCAGATCGCGCCAGGGAAGGTCACCAAGCTCGTTCCCTTCGGTGCGTTCGTCCGCGTCGCCGACGGCATCGAGGGCCTCGTGCACATCTCGGAGCTCTCGACCGGTCACGTTGAGCTCGCCGAGCAGGTCGTCTCGGTCGGCCAGGAGCTGTTCGTCAAGATCATCGACATCGATCTCGACCGCCGCCGCATCTCACTGTCGCTCAAGCAGGCGAACGAGGGCGTCGACCCCGAGGGCACCGAGTTCGACCCCGCGCTCTACGGCATGCTCGCCGAGTACGACGAGCAGGGCAACTACAAGTACCCCGAAGGCTTCGACCCCGAGACCAACGAGTGGAAGGAAGGCTTCGAGGAGCAGCGCGACGCCTGGGAGCAGGAGTACGCCCTGGCCCAGTCGCGTTGGGAGGCCCACAAGAAGCAGGTCGTCGCGACGCTCGAGAACGAGCAGGTGGCTGAGCCGACGACGACCCCCGTCAGCGCGTCGTCGTTCGCGACTGACTCGAACGGCGTCGGCACCCTCGCCGATGACGAGTCGCTCGCTGCGCTGCGAGAGAAGCTCTCGGGCAGCTAAGCACTGCGGATCCCGGTGCGCCTGGCGCGCATCCGCGCATGAATGGCCGGTCCCCTCGGGGGCCGGCCATTCCGCGTCGCATCGTTGACTAGGGTGTCGGGCAAGGGACACGGCCCGATCACGGCCCGTTGAGGGGAGTCGACGATGACCACCATCGCACTGACCGGCGGCATCGCCTCCGGCAAATCGACGATCGCGAACCACCTGCGCGAGCTCGGTGCCGTGATCCTCGACGCCGACCACTTCGCGCGGATGGCCGTCGGCGCTGGGATGCCCGCCCTCGCGGCGATCCGCGCCCACTTCGGCGACCGGGTCATCCGACCGGACGGCTCGCTCGACCGCCCGGCGCTTGCGGCGATCGTCTTCGCCGACGAGGAACAGCGCGCCGTGCTCAATGGCATCACCCACCCGGAGATCGCACGTCTGACCCTCGCCGCAAAGGCGGAGGTGCGCAGCGGCGACCCGAACGCGATCATCGTGCACGACATCCCCCTCCTCCTGGAAGCTCGCCACAACTACGACTACGACGAGATCTGGGTCGCCGATGCGCCGGCTGAGGTCCGCCTCGAGCGCCTCGTCGACGAACGCGGCCTCGATCGCGCAGAGGCTGCCCGCCGCGTCGGCTCGCAGGCCACCGATGAGCAGCGGCGGCGCATCGCGGATGTGCTCTTCGACACGACCGAGACGCTCGACGAGACGTTGGCACACGTCGAACGGGAGTGGGCCCGCGTGAGTGCGGCGGCGCTCACCGACACCGACGAGCGCTACGGGGCCTGAGCTGCGACGTCGACCCACTCCTCGCCGAGCCGCTCCAGGGCCGTCGCGCCCTGGGTGAGGGCCGCGACGCGGGCCTCGACCTCTCCCAGCGCCGACTCGATGTCCGGCACCGCAAGGCGCAGGCGCACGCCGGCCGCACCGTATTCGCCGTCGAGCAGCACGATGCCGGCCGTGCGCAGCTCGTGCTCCCAGCGCCCCGCGTCCGCGTGAGGCGCGTCGAGGGCGAGGATGCGTCGGCGCTCGCGCGCGACGAACGTCGCCCGATCGAGCGCGCTCGTGACGGCCTCGGAGTAGGCGCGTACGAGCCCACCGGCGCCGAGCAGCACGCCGCCGAAGTACCGGATCACGATCGCGACGACGTCGCTGAGGTCGGCGCCGCCCGCGTCGTCGGCGCCGCGCCCGACTCCGGTGTCCCGCTGAACGAGCGCGTCGAGCATCGGCGTGCCGGCGGTCCCGGCCGGCTCGCCATCGTCGCTCGAGCGCCGCACGCGGCGGTCGGCCCCGAGCACGAAGGCCGAACAGTGGTGCCGCGCAAGCCGGTGACCGGCCCTCGCCTCCGCGACCGCGTCGCGCGCCGCCTCCTCGCTGGCGACTCGGCGCAGGCGGCAGAGAAACCGCGAGCGCTTGACTTCGAGCTCGTGGTCGACCGGGCGCCCGAGGACGGCGAAGCGGACGGGTCCGCCCGTCGGGCGTCTGGCTGAGGAGGACACGGAGCGAGTGTAGGTGGAGGTGCCACGCCGCGGTGGTTCGGGCTTCGCCCGCCGCGAAGGGGACACCCGGTGTCCGCGGTCGGTCGTAGTCTTGTTCCCATGGAACCGACGCGGATCGTTCGCCCATTCGAGGTCGTCAGCGAGTACCAGCCTGCGGGCGATCAGCCGCGCGCCATCGGCGAACTCGCGTCTCGATTGAACGCCGGAGAGGCCGATGTCGTGCTGCTGGGTGCCACCGGGACCGGCAAATCGGCGACCACGGCGTGGCTCATCGAGCAGGTGCAGCGGCCGACCCTCGTCATGGCGCACAACAAGACGCTGGCGGCGCAGCTGGCGACCGAGTTCCGCAGCCTGCTGCCGAACAATGCCGTCGAGTACTTCGTTTCGTACTACGACTACTACCAGCCAGAGGCCTACGTGCCGCAGACCGATACGTTCATCGAGAAGGACAGCTCGATCAACGAGGAGGTCGAGCGCCTGCGCCACTCGACGACGAACTCGCTGCTCAGCCGCCGCGACGTCGTCGTGGTCTCGACCGTCTCGTGCATCTACGGCCTCGGCAAGCCCGAGGAGTACTACGAGGCGATGCTGCCCCTCCGCGTCGGCGACGTCGTGCCGCGGAAGGAGCTGCTGCGCCGGTTCGTCGGCATGCAGTACACCCGCAATGACGTCGCGTTCCAGCGGGGCACGTTCCGCGTTCGGGGCGACACGATCGAGATCATCCCGATGTACGAAGAGTTGGCGATCCGGATCGAGATGTTCGGTGACGAGATCGACGCCCTTTCCGCGCTCAACCCGCTGACCGGCGACGTCGTGCGGGAGCTCGACTCGGTGAGCGTCTTCCCCGGATCGCACTACGCGGCATCGAACGAGTCCATGCAGCGGGCCATGCGGGGTATCCGCGACGAGCTCGATGAGCGGCTCGCGCAGTTCGAGCGGGAGCAGAAGCTGCTCGAAGCGCAGCGGTTGCGCATGCGCACCACGTTCGACCTCGAGATGATGGAGCAGATCGGGTTCTGCTCCGGTATCGAGAACTATTCACGGCACATCGACGGGCGCCAGCCCGGTGAGGCGCCGCACTGTCTCCTCGATTACTTTCCCGACGACTTCCTCCTCGTGATCGACGAATCGCACGTGACCGTGCCGCAGATCGGCGCGATGTACGAGGGCGACGCGTCGCGCAAGCGCACCCTCGTCGAACACGGATTCCGCCTCCCGAGCGCCCTCGACAACCGGCCACTGACCTGGGAGGAGTTCAAGGATCGGGTCGGCCAGACCGTCTACCTCTCGGCGACACCCGGCAAGTACGAGCTGTCGCAGGCCGACGGGGTCGTCGAGCAGATCATCCGCCCGACCGGCCTCGTCGACCCGGAGATCGTCGTCAAGCCGGCAAAGGGCCAGATCGACGATCTTCTCGAAGAGATCCGGCAGCGGACCGAGCGCGACGAGCGCGTGCTCGTCACGACGCTCACGAAGAAGATGTCAGAGGAGCTCACCGACTTCCTCGGCGAGAACGGTGTACGCGTTCGATATCTGCACGCCGACGTCGACACCCTCCGGCGAGTCGAACTCCTGAGCGAGCTCCGCGCGGGGGTGTACGACGTGCTCGTGGGCATCAACCTGCTGCGCGAAGGGCTCGACCTGCCGGAGGTGTCGCTCGTCGCCATTCTCGACGCCGACAAGCAGGGATTCCTGCGCAGCGCGACCTCACTCATCCAGACGATCGGGCGTGCCGCCCGGAACGTCGACGGCCAGGTCATCATGTACGCCGACGAGCGCAGCGCGGCGATGAACGAGGCCATCGAAGAGACGACGCGGCGTCGCGAGAAGCAGGTCGCCTACAACACCGAGCGCGGCGTCGACCCGCAGCCGCTGCGCAAGAAGATCGCCGACATCACCGAATCGCTCGCCCGCGAAGGCC
This sequence is a window from Pseudoclavibacter endophyticus. Protein-coding genes within it:
- the coaE gene encoding dephospho-CoA kinase (Dephospho-CoA kinase (CoaE) performs the final step in coenzyme A biosynthesis.) — translated: MTTIALTGGIASGKSTIANHLRELGAVILDADHFARMAVGAGMPALAAIRAHFGDRVIRPDGSLDRPALAAIVFADEEQRAVLNGITHPEIARLTLAAKAEVRSGDPNAIIVHDIPLLLEARHNYDYDEIWVADAPAEVRLERLVDERGLDRAEAARRVGSQATDEQRRRIADVLFDTTETLDETLAHVEREWARVSAAALTDTDERYGA
- the uvrB gene encoding excinuclease ABC subunit UvrB; amino-acid sequence: MEPTRIVRPFEVVSEYQPAGDQPRAIGELASRLNAGEADVVLLGATGTGKSATTAWLIEQVQRPTLVMAHNKTLAAQLATEFRSLLPNNAVEYFVSYYDYYQPEAYVPQTDTFIEKDSSINEEVERLRHSTTNSLLSRRDVVVVSTVSCIYGLGKPEEYYEAMLPLRVGDVVPRKELLRRFVGMQYTRNDVAFQRGTFRVRGDTIEIIPMYEELAIRIEMFGDEIDALSALNPLTGDVVRELDSVSVFPGSHYAASNESMQRAMRGIRDELDERLAQFEREQKLLEAQRLRMRTTFDLEMMEQIGFCSGIENYSRHIDGRQPGEAPHCLLDYFPDDFLLVIDESHVTVPQIGAMYEGDASRKRTLVEHGFRLPSALDNRPLTWEEFKDRVGQTVYLSATPGKYELSQADGVVEQIIRPTGLVDPEIVVKPAKGQIDDLLEEIRQRTERDERVLVTTLTKKMSEELTDFLGENGVRVRYLHADVDTLRRVELLSELRAGVYDVLVGINLLREGLDLPEVSLVAILDADKQGFLRSATSLIQTIGRAARNVDGQVIMYADERSAAMNEAIEETTRRREKQVAYNTERGVDPQPLRKKIADITESLAREGRDTAEMLRGRESRKSSPTPGLKREGIAASGAAEFDALIADLNQQMLAAAAELKFELAARLRDELADLKKELRAMEAAGHA
- a CDS encoding IMPACT family protein, whose translation is MSSSARRPTGGPVRFAVLGRPVDHELEVKRSRFLCRLRRVASEEAARDAVAEARAGHRLARHHCSAFVLGADRRVRRSSDDGEPAGTAGTPMLDALVQRDTGVGRGADDAGGADLSDVVAIVIRYFGGVLLGAGGLVRAYSEAVTSALDRATFVARERRRILALDAPHADAGRWEHELRTAGIVLLDGEYGAAGVRLRLAVPDIESALGEVEARVAALTQGATALERLGEEWVDVAAQAP